The Methanococcus voltae nucleotide sequence ATATCTTAATTGATATCTTTTAAAATTTTTGATATTATATCCCTACTTTCAATTGCGTCTTCCATGCTTCTACATTCTAAACTATAAATTCCGTTATAATTAATGTCCCTTAGGTTTGTAAATACGGCTTCTAAGTTAATATTACCATCTTTTAGTTTAAGGTGTGAATCGTCGGTTCCATCATTATCATGGATGTGAGTGTGAACAATACCTTTTCCAATATTATTTAATTCATTCACATAATCTTCAGTATTTAAATTCGATAATTCTTTGCAAGTGTTAGCGTGACCAATATCAAAAGTTATACCTAAATTATTAGAATCGATTCCTTTTGTAAGTTCTGCCAATTCTTCAGGCGTAGTCCCCAAAACTCCGAAAAAATTAGGCATATTTTCTAAACCGATTGTTACATCGTACGTTTCAGCCACTTCAACTAATTTTTTTATTAAATCCCTATTGCTTTCAACTACTCGTTCCTTGTAATCTTTCCATAGATATGGAATATAGCCCGGGTGTACAGTTACGACTTTAGAGTTCGTTTTTGAAGCAAAGTCGATTGATTCGATTATACTATCTAGTGTAACTTTTGAAACTTTATTATTTAGTGAAGCAGGGTTTAAATCTGTAAAAGGTGCGTGAACAACAGTGTCCAAACTTTTTTGACATTTCATTTGACTATGCTTTAAATTTAAAATATTATCCATTTCACATTCTGCTTCCGCGTGAGTACCTTCAAAAACGATTTCCCATGAATCGAATTTATGTTGGCTTATTTTTTCTAAAGAAGATACTACGTTATCGTGTATATATACGAGAGATGATAATCCACATTTAGCGTATTTGCTTATGCTACAACCATTGGATTCGCCATTACTATTTTCCATGTTATCACTATCTAATTTTAAATAATAATTTCTAATATAATTATAATATAATTGTAATGTAAATTTAATGTAATTATAATAAATATCTGATTAAGGTAATAATTAAACTACATAATATAAAAATATATTAATAATATTAAATATTTTAGTGTTTTATTTATTATTAAACTATCAACTTATTGAGCTATTAAATTATTAAAAAATGATTACTCGGTGAAATTTATGCAATATTATTTAAAAACTCCAATTTCAAAAGAAGATATTAAAAAATTAAACGTGGGCGATATTGTCTACATATCTGGAAATATCTGCACAGGGAGAGATGAAGCCCATATTACTGCAATAGAAGAGGGAAAATCACCTGTTGATTTAAAAAACGGTGTAATATATCATGCAGGCCCCATAATGAGACAAAAAAACGATAAAAATGGCGAATGGGAATGTGTTGCAATTGGTCCGACCACATCTGCACGTATGAATAAAACCGAAAAAGAGTTTATAGAAATTACAGGCATTTCAGCTATTATTGGTAAAGGGGGCATGACTGATGAATTATTAGACGTTTTTAAAGAACATTCTGTCGCCTACTTATCTGCACCGGGGGGATGTGCAGCCTTACTTGCTGAAAGTGTTAAAAAAGTCAAATCAGTTTATAAAATAGAATTGGGAATTCCTGAAGCATTTTGGAGTTTAGAAGTTGAAAATTTTGGTCCATTAGTTGTTTCAATGGATAGCAATGGTCAGAGTCTATATAAAAATGTAAATAAAGATGTTGAAAAAAATTTAAAAAAAATAAAAGAAGTAAAAGGGTTAATTTAAATATCTATTTTTTTTATATTATATTATATTATATTATTATTTTATTCTTTGTACATGATTTGTCTCATGATTTTACCCATTTGACCGCCCATTTTTAGCATCTTACCACGTTTTAAGTTTGAGAAAGCATTTTTGGTCGTTTGATAGTATTTTAACAATTCCTTAACTTCCTCTTGTTTTGCTCCGGCACCTCTTGCAATTCTTTGCATTCTAGAGGTTTTTATCAATTCAGGGTTTTCTTTTTCTTCTTCAGTCATGGAATCCATTAAAATTTTATAACGTTTTAATTTTTGCTCAGTTAAGCTTGCTGCCTCTTTTGGCATTGAAGCACCCATTCCTGGTATCATACTTAAAATTTGCTTCATAGGCCCCATTTTGGAAATTGTTTCCAATTGCGAATACAATTCAACTAACGTAAACTTACCCTTAAGTATTGCTTCGATATCTTCTTCATTTGCGTCTTCTACGATATCATCGGTTTTTTCGAGCAAACTGTCTAAATCACCCATACCTAAAAGTCTTGATATGAATTTTTTAGGGTCAAATGTTTCTAAATCATCTACGCCTTCACCAGTACCTATAAATTTAATAGGAGCGTTTATTTCGGCTACTGCACTTAATGCACCACCACCTTTGGCAGAACCGTCCAATTTAGTAACTAAAATACTGCCTATATCCTCTACGGCATCCTTAAATGCTTTAGCTTGGTTTTTAGCCTGTTGTCCCAAAGTACCATCGATAACTAATATAATCTCTTTTGGGTTCAATTCGTCTTTTAATTCCTTCATTTCAGTTAAAAGTCCAGATTCTTCCTTATGTCTACCTGCAGTATCAATAATAAATACATCTGCTTTTTTTAACTTGTTTAAACCATCTTTTGCTATTTCGATAGGAGTTTTGGTTCTTGTTTCATCGCCATAAAGCGGAACATTTATTTTTTCAGAGAGTTGTTGCAATTGCTTGTATGCTGCAGGTCTGTAAACGTCCGCTGCAATCAAAGCTGGCTTCAATCCTCTTTTTTGAATTAATCTTGCTAATTTTGCAGAGCTTGTGGTCTTACCACTTCCTTGGATACCAACCAATAAGATAATTGACTTTTTTGAAGGATCCAAATCTAATTTTTGAGGTTCAGTTCCTATCATTTGTACGAGTTCATTGTAAACTATTTGAATGATATGTTCCTTTTTTGTTAAACCCTTTGGAGGAGTCTCTTCGATTGCTTTCTTTTCGATATCTTTACTCATTTTTAAAACAAGCTTAACATTAACGTCCGATTGGATTAAAGCTTTTTGGATATCCTTTATAACTTCTTTAATTAATTTTTTATCCACTAATGTTGCACTTTTTATTTTATTTAGTGCAGTTGAAATATTTTGACCTAATTTGTCAAGCATGATTTCACCATATGATTTATGAAATAATGATAATGATAATTTTATAATGATAATTTGATAAATTTTAGTAGGAATATATTATTCAATATATTATATAATTATAATGATATATTTTTAAAAAAAAAACAAAAAATCTTTAAAAAATACTTATAAATTTAAAATGTTTAAAAATATTTAAAAACGTTTATTTTAAAAGTATTAAATTATTCATCGCCCCAACGCTTAACTAAATTATTATTAATTCCCAAATTATCCAATATTCTCCCTACTGTGAAGTTTATAATATCGTCCACAGTTTTTGGAAAACTGTAAAATGCAGGTACTGGGGGCATTATTACCACACCTAATTTCGCTAATTTAGTCATATTTTCCAAATGAATTGCATTTAAAGGCGTTTCTCGAGTAATCAATACTAATTTTCTATGTTCTTTTAGACATATGTCACATACTCGCGCAATTAAATTGTCTGCGTAACCATTTGCTACTGCTGAAACCGATTTCATAGAGCATGGTACTACCACTGCAGAATCAAACTTATGAGAACCTGAGGCTATCGGTGCATAAAAGTCATCTTCATTATATATATTATCTGCTAATTTATAAAAATCGTCTATTTCCTGATTCAATTCATAATTTATTGTAGAAACACCCATTTTTGAAACTACTAATGAGGTAATTACCGATTTATCTTTTTTTAATTCTTCCAATAGTCTTTTTGCATAAATTGCACCACTTGCACCAGTTACACATACTACAATCTCTTTTACATCTTTTTTTGAGTTCATACTTTCAGCCCAATTTGTTATCATTTCATTTAGTATATTGAACCTAATTATAATCTAAATCAAGTTTAATAAATTAGATATTATTGTATAAATCTATAAAATTTATTTAATAAATAAATATCAACCATAATCATTAATTTCATTAATTTCATTAATTACGATAGTAAATTTAAGATAAAATACAATAAATACAATATAGTCACTTAATAATCGATAAGTTAATAATCTTAAAAAAGTCTTTTATAAAATATATGCGAGGGAAGGGATTCGAACCCTCGAACTCCTACGAGACTAGACCCTCAATCTAGCGCCTTTGACCAGGCTCGGCGACCCTCGCACTAAAACAGCTTATATGCCGATAGCATACAGCATGAGGTATATAAATTAATTGCATAGTCTAATCATATCTTTAAATATATATAGTTTTCGCTAAATAATCTAAAAATAAATATTTTGGATAATAAATCCATAAACTTATATATTTGGGTATTTTAGGTAATAGAAAACTATATATAGATGTTTTGAGTATGTTAAAGTAGCCAAGATGAATTAGTAGGATTACGATGAATATGTGGAGATTTGCCGAGGTGGCTTAGGCTGGTTATAGCGCTCGGCTCATACGGAAAATACCCAAGGATATAATTCCTTGGGTCCTGGGAAACCGAGAGGTCGGGGGTTCGAGTCCCCCCCTCGGCATTTTTTTATAGGCAAATATATCTATTAATTTAGATTTATGATTATTTAGTATTTTAATACGATAATTCTATTTTTAAGATAAATTGATTTATTGAGTGATTAAAAATTTAAAAGAGTTATTTTTTATTTATTAGTTATTTTTAGTTAATTATTTTTTATAGGATTTCCAAAGAAGTTTACTTTTTCAATTAATTCTGTGAAACATTCTTTTTCAAATTCGATTGCTTGTTCTTTTGTATAAACACCACTAACTTCACCATCTAACGTTAATTTATCAACGCCCCTCAATATAATTCTATCAATTCCATCCTTTTTCAAAATTTCCTCCATATCTCGATCATGAACTAAAGCTCTTGAAGGAATTAAAACTGTTTCTTTTAACTCATTTAAATCTACTGTTTCTAAATCTTTTTTTGTTATAAGGTCTGAAATATCTTTATTAACCTTTATAACGTTTATAGGGGTATCTTTGAAAATTTTTGAAAGGAAAGTGTATGAAACCGAACCTGTTATAAGTGTTGCTTCTGACCTTATGCTTTTTCTTAATTCTTCCACTGTTTCTTCATCTTTCAATATTGCAAATGGTGTATCCGTTATAGGGTCATAAACTGGCGTTCCTGAAAGTCTTATTTGATTACCATATAAATTATACATTTCTTCTACAACAGCCCTAAATTCATCCATTGTTTGAACATTTATACCCTCAATTAAAGGTTCATTTCCAAAAATTAATCCATTTTCTATTTTATTTGCAAATCTCATTAAAATTATAGCATTTGCGCCCCAATCTATTAAATCAGCTATTGTTTTCTTTAAAACTTCCCCATCATTTACCCCTGGAACCACAACTATTGCACAATGTGTCTCACAATTTTTACAAAAGTGTTTTAAACATTCTAGTGAAATTTCTGGAGTTTTATCATTCATCCATTCTTTTCTAAGTTCGATTTGTGTTGAAAAAACTGAAAATGTTACTTCATCAACCCCATAATCAACCATATTTTTTGCAGATTGTAGGCTTTTTATTCCTTTACCTGATGTATAGCCTAAATGGATATTTAAACCCATACTTGCTATTTCTCGGCAAAGTTCCTCTAGATAAGGATAATAGCTTGTATCCCCGCCACTTGTGATATTTATTTTATCATATTTTTTAAACATGAGCGAATCTTGTATTTGCTGAATTGCAAACGGTAGAGGTATAAAATCGCCGTTAATTTCCCTTATGGAGTTAGTACAATAATCACAACCGATGTGATATGTACACTGATTACATCCTAAAGGTTCTGGATTTTTGAAACTTACTTTTCTAAAGTAACAAAATTTACAGAAGCCCCCGCAATTTTTACCGGGTTCACCTTTTAAATCAATAAGGAGTTGTGTTTTTAAATTATCATTTTTTTGATCGTTTTTTCTTTTTTC carries:
- a CDS encoding sugar phosphate isomerase/epimerase family protein, whose translation is MENSNGESNGCSISKYAKCGLSSLVYIHDNVVSSLEKISQHKFDSWEIVFEGTHAEAECEMDNILNLKHSQMKCQKSLDTVVHAPFTDLNPASLNNKVSKVTLDSIIESIDFASKTNSKVVTVHPGYIPYLWKDYKERVVESNRDLIKKLVEVAETYDVTIGLENMPNFFGVLGTTPEELAELTKGIDSNNLGITFDIGHANTCKELSNLNTEDYVNELNNIGKGIVHTHIHDNDGTDDSHLKLKDGNINLEAVFTNLRDINYNGIYSLECRSMEDAIESRDIISKILKDIN
- a CDS encoding FumA C-terminus/TtdB family hydratase beta subunit, translated to MQYYLKTPISKEDIKKLNVGDIVYISGNICTGRDEAHITAIEEGKSPVDLKNGVIYHAGPIMRQKNDKNGEWECVAIGPTTSARMNKTEKEFIEITGISAIIGKGGMTDELLDVFKEHSVAYLSAPGGCAALLAESVKKVKSVYKIELGIPEAFWSLEVENFGPLVVSMDSNGQSLYKNVNKDVEKNLKKIKEVKGLI
- a CDS encoding signal recognition particle protein Srp54; translated protein: MLDKLGQNISTALNKIKSATLVDKKLIKEVIKDIQKALIQSDVNVKLVLKMSKDIEKKAIEETPPKGLTKKEHIIQIVYNELVQMIGTEPQKLDLDPSKKSIILLVGIQGSGKTTSSAKLARLIQKRGLKPALIAADVYRPAAYKQLQQLSEKINVPLYGDETRTKTPIEIAKDGLNKLKKADVFIIDTAGRHKEESGLLTEMKELKDELNPKEIILVIDGTLGQQAKNQAKAFKDAVEDIGSILVTKLDGSAKGGGALSAVAEINAPIKFIGTGEGVDDLETFDPKKFISRLLGMGDLDSLLEKTDDIVEDANEEDIEAILKGKFTLVELYSQLETISKMGPMKQILSMIPGMGASMPKEAASLTEQKLKRYKILMDSMTEEEKENPELIKTSRMQRIARGAGAKQEEVKELLKYYQTTKNAFSNLKRGKMLKMGGQMGKIMRQIMYKE
- a CDS encoding UbiX family flavin prenyltransferase, producing MNSKKDVKEIVVCVTGASGAIYAKRLLEELKKDKSVITSLVVSKMGVSTINYELNQEIDDFYKLADNIYNEDDFYAPIASGSHKFDSAVVVPCSMKSVSAVANGYADNLIARVCDICLKEHRKLVLITRETPLNAIHLENMTKLAKLGVVIMPPVPAFYSFPKTVDDIINFTVGRILDNLGINNNLVKRWGDE
- the mmp10 gene encoding methyl coenzyme M reductase-arginine methyltransferase Mmp10 (Mmp10 (methanogenesis marker protein 10) is a cobalamin-requiring radical SAM methyltransferase that creates the methylarginine modification to methyl coenzyme M reductase.); its protein translation is MANEKRKNDQKNDNLKTQLLIDLKGEPGKNCGGFCKFCYFRKVSFKNPEPLGCNQCTYHIGCDYCTNSIREINGDFIPLPFAIQQIQDSLMFKKYDKINITSGGDTSYYPYLEELCREIASMGLNIHLGYTSGKGIKSLQSAKNMVDYGVDEVTFSVFSTQIELRKEWMNDKTPEISLECLKHFCKNCETHCAIVVVPGVNDGEVLKKTIADLIDWGANAIILMRFANKIENGLIFGNEPLIEGINVQTMDEFRAVVEEMYNLYGNQIRLSGTPVYDPITDTPFAILKDEETVEELRKSIRSEATLITGSVSYTFLSKIFKDTPINVIKVNKDISDLITKKDLETVDLNELKETVLIPSRALVHDRDMEEILKKDGIDRIILRGVDKLTLDGEVSGVYTKEQAIEFEKECFTELIEKVNFFGNPIKNN